The Deinococcus betulae region CAGGCGCAGAACGGCACTGCCCCCCAGCCGGGGGCGGTTACATCGGCCCAGGCCGCAGCGCTGCCCCCAGCCGGGCCGCCCCGCCGCGCAGGGCTTCAGGCGGCAGATGCGCAAACCCCAGCAGCACGGCTGGCATGCCCATACCGCTGACCAGTGGCCCCACCGGCGTCAGGCCCACTCCCTGTGCGGCGGCCTGGGCCAGCACATCGGCCTCGGTCCAGGGATCAGGCAGAGGCAAGTAGACATGCAGCCCGGCGGCGACAGGCACGGCAGACCAGCCGGGCAGGGCGGCGCGTAGAGCCTCCAGCAGCACCTCCTGCCGGTGGGCCAGCACCTGCCGGGCGCGGCGCAGATGGCGGCTGTAGGCGCCGCTGCCCAGCACGTCGGCCAGCGCCAGGGCGTCCAGGCGGCCCGGCACCCGGTCAGTCAGGGGGCGGGTGCCAGTCAGCACGCGCAGCACCTCGGGCGGGGCCACCAGAAACCCGCTGCGGGTCACGGGGGCCAGGCTCTTGCTGAAGCTGCCCAGCAAAATCACCCGCTCGGGGGCCAGCCCCTGCAGGACAGCAGGCGGGCGACCCGCGTGGTGCAGGTCGGCGGCGTAATCGTCTTCCAGAATAAAGGCGCCCGTGTCCCGCGCCCAGGCCAGCAGCGCCTGCCGCCGGGCGGCGCCCAGGGTGACGGCCGTGGGGTACTGACACCCCGGCGTGACGTAGGCCAGGGTCGCCGCGCCCGGCAACTGCTCGGTTTGAAGACCTGCGCCGTCCACGGGCACCGCCACCACCTGCGCCCCGGTAGCGGCCAGAGCGGCGCGCGCGCCCGGATAGGTGGGGTCTTCGGCCACCGCCACCCGCCCCGGTTCCAGAAACACGCGGGCCAGGGCGTCCAGCGCGCCCTGCGTGCCGCCGGTCAGCATCACCATGTCGGGCGTGACCTGCGCCCCGGCCGAGGCATTCAGGTGCGCGGCCAGGGCGCGGCGGGTGTCCAGCGGCCCCAGCGGATCGGAGTCCCCGCCGCGCGTGGCCTGCCCGGCGCGGCGGGCGAGCGCCTGCGTCCACGGCCCCTCGGGGTACAGCTCGGGGACCGGCTGGCCCACCCGGAAATCCACGGCAAAGGTGCCGCCTGCCTCCTGCACCTGTCCGGCCAGGGCGCGCTGGGCCCAGCGGCTCAGGGGCAGGGCAGCCGGCATGGGGGGCGCGGCCGTCAGGGGCGGCGCGCTAACGACCGTGCCGCTGCGGCCCAGGGCGCGCACGTACCCTTCGGCCTCCAGCTGGGTCAGGGCGTCCACCAGCGTGTTGCGCGACACGCCCAGCGCGCTGGCCAGGCGGCGGTGACCGGGCAGGCGAGCCCCCTCGGGAATCAGGCCGCGCGACACGGCCTCACGCAGCAGGCGGGCGGTGTGGGCGCGGCGCGTTTCGCCGGGCTGTGCAGGCGGGAGCGGCAGGTCTTCCAGCCAGGCGCCACTGGCCTCTGTGCTAGTGGGGAACGTGCTCAGCGGCGCAGCTCCCGTTCCAGCCAGGCGCGCTGCCCCCCCTCGGCTTCCAGCGCCTGCCCAGCCAGCGTCAAAAAGCGCTCGGCGGCAGCTTCGGCGGCCGCCGTGGTGGTTCCGTACGTGGCCGGGTCGCGCAGCAGTTCGCGCAGCAGCGGGAAGACTGGCGTGGCCGGGTGCAGTGTTGCCCCCACCCGCACATCGGCTGGCCAGTTC contains the following coding sequences:
- a CDS encoding PLP-dependent aminotransferase family protein codes for the protein MAGTGAAPLSTFPTSTEASGAWLEDLPLPPAQPGETRRAHTARLLREAVSRGLIPEGARLPGHRRLASALGVSRNTLVDALTQLEAEGYVRALGRSGTVVSAPPLTAAPPMPAALPLSRWAQRALAGQVQEAGGTFAVDFRVGQPVPELYPEGPWTQALARRAGQATRGGDSDPLGPLDTRRALAAHLNASAGAQVTPDMVMLTGGTQGALDALARVFLEPGRVAVAEDPTYPGARAALAATGAQVVAVPVDGAGLQTEQLPGAATLAYVTPGCQYPTAVTLGAARRQALLAWARDTGAFILEDDYAADLHHAGRPPAVLQGLAPERVILLGSFSKSLAPVTRSGFLVAPPEVLRVLTGTRPLTDRVPGRLDALALADVLGSGAYSRHLRRARQVLAHRQEVLLEALRAALPGWSAVPVAAGLHVYLPLPDPWTEADVLAQAAAQGVGLTPVGPLVSGMGMPAVLLGFAHLPPEALRGGAARLGAALRPGPM